The Polyangium aurulentum genomic interval CGCAAGGACTAGGTCTGGATCGAGCACCGCCGCGTCCTTCGTCCCGTGGTGCTCGATCCGCGTCTCAGTCCTTCACCTGCTCGCCGAGCAGGCCGATCAGCCGCTTGCGCGCGTCGGTGCCGAGCTTGCCCGAGCCAGCGAACAGGACCTTCCCATCACGACCGACGAGGATCACGTTGCTCGCCCCGCGCGTCAGGCCGAGCGACTTGCGGAAGGAGCCATCCCAGTCGCAGTAGATCGTGGTCTTCTGCTTCTTCGACTCCTCTCTGATCGCGTCCTTGACGAAGCCCTTGGCGGGCCACCAGTCGTAGCCGCTCACGTCGGCGATGGCGGCGAGGGCGATGCGGGACTTGTAGCGATCGCCCTTGGCGAGCTGCGACAGGTCGTCCTTGAGGCCCTGGTTCTGGTTCGCCGAGTCCTTGTCCTCGTAGACGATGAGGACCGGCTTGCCGCGGAGCGCGCCGAGCTTCAGCTCGCGGCCGTCGGCGTCCACGACCCGCGCGTTCGGCGCGTCGGCGCCCTCCCTGGGCAGCCCGAACGCAACCCCGGGCCCGAGCGCTGCAGCGAGCGTGGCCGCAGCCAAGATACGGGAAGCTTTTCCACTGGAACCCATGACGGTCCTCCGGCTGAGGTGGTGTCCGGTACGCCAATTGTTTGTACAAGGTTGGATAGAGAAGTCAACCTTTGTTTATCTTTTGTGTCGAGGTGTGCTAGCCTACGTAGAGCCCGAGCGCCCGTGCGCACGGATGGGATCG includes:
- a CDS encoding YtfJ family protein, giving the protein MAAATLAAALGPGVAFGLPREGADAPNARVVDADGRELKLGALRGKPVLIVYEDKDSANQNQGLKDDLSQLAKGDRYKSRIALAAIADVSGYDWWPAKGFVKDAIREESKKQKTTIYCDWDGSFRKSLGLTRGASNVILVGRDGKVLFAGSGKLGTDARKRLIGLLGEQVKD